The following are from one region of the Georgenia sp. M64 genome:
- a CDS encoding polyprenyl synthetase family protein, with protein sequence MRTSTLTDVRDHVSARALAALGEHTARFAEVGAPVEEFLHPARELLSGGKRLRAQLCAAGWLAAGHDRTSEAVVLAGSALELFQATALVHDDVMDGSATRRGLPAAHRRFAGDHTANAWLGDADSYGTAAAIVLGDLLLALSAMELERARDLVPPAAGRRAREIYDVMTAEVALGQYLDIRSQDLPWRDDGEELTRALQVVRHKSARYSVEHPLVLGAALGGGDDDLLAALSAVGLPLGEAFQLRDDELGVFGDPAVTGKPAGDDLREGKRTALVALTAARVDATDRADLRGRLGRADLGPAEVRRVQDLIVASGALAEHGRLVEERYGAALRALAEAHLPEHARAAIAGLAEALTRRDA encoded by the coding sequence ATGCGCACCTCGACGCTGACGGACGTCCGCGACCACGTCTCGGCCCGAGCGCTCGCCGCGCTGGGCGAGCACACCGCCCGCTTCGCCGAGGTGGGGGCACCCGTCGAGGAGTTCCTCCACCCGGCGCGCGAGCTGCTCTCGGGTGGCAAGCGGCTGCGTGCCCAGCTCTGCGCGGCGGGCTGGCTGGCAGCGGGCCACGACCGGACGAGCGAGGCGGTCGTGCTCGCCGGGTCGGCGCTGGAGCTCTTCCAGGCCACGGCGCTGGTGCACGACGACGTCATGGACGGCTCGGCGACCCGGCGGGGTCTCCCGGCGGCGCACCGCCGCTTCGCCGGGGACCACACCGCCAACGCCTGGCTCGGGGACGCCGACTCCTACGGCACGGCCGCCGCCATCGTCCTGGGCGACCTCCTCCTGGCGCTCTCGGCGATGGAGCTCGAGCGCGCGCGCGACCTGGTGCCGCCCGCGGCCGGGCGGCGGGCGCGGGAGATCTACGACGTCATGACCGCCGAGGTGGCGCTGGGTCAGTACCTCGACATCCGCTCCCAGGACCTGCCCTGGCGCGACGACGGCGAGGAGCTCACCCGCGCCCTGCAGGTCGTGCGGCACAAGTCGGCCCGGTACTCCGTGGAGCACCCGCTCGTGCTCGGCGCGGCCCTCGGTGGCGGGGACGACGACCTGCTCGCGGCGCTCTCGGCGGTCGGGCTGCCGCTGGGCGAGGCGTTCCAGCTCCGCGACGACGAGCTCGGCGTGTTCGGCGACCCCGCGGTCACGGGCAAACCCGCCGGGGACGACCTGCGCGAGGGCAAGCGCACCGCGCTCGTCGCGCTCACCGCGGCCCGGGTCGACGCCACCGACCGGGCGGACCTCAGGGGCCGGCTGGGCCGGGCGGACCTCGGCCCGGCCGAGGTGCGGCGTGTGCAGGACCTCATCGTCGCCAGCGGCGCCCTCGCCGAGCACGGTCGACTGGTCGAGGAGCGGTACGGCGCGGCCCTGCGGGCGCTCGCCGAGGCGCACCTGCCCGAGCACGCCCGCGCCGCGATCGCCGGGCTGGCCGAGGCGCTGACGCGGCGGGACGCCTGA
- a CDS encoding Rv2175c family DNA-binding protein codes for MSDAPEEPTTWLSVPEVAEILGLRQRDVRALVRDRRLLTVPHGPNGSAAIPGEFLLLPGESDEPGPLPALRGTLMLLADGGMDDLEAFRWLFTPDAELGATPISALRERRTHAVRRVAQTLAL; via the coding sequence GTGAGCGATGCGCCCGAAGAACCCACCACCTGGCTCTCCGTCCCCGAGGTCGCCGAGATCCTCGGCCTCCGGCAGCGCGACGTCCGCGCCCTGGTCCGGGACCGTCGCCTGCTGACCGTCCCGCACGGCCCGAACGGGTCGGCCGCGATCCCGGGCGAGTTCCTGCTCCTGCCGGGGGAGTCGGACGAGCCTGGACCGCTCCCCGCCCTGCGGGGCACGCTCATGCTGCTGGCGGACGGCGGTATGGACGACCTGGAGGCGTTCCGGTGGCTCTTCACCCCCGATGCCGAGCTCGGCGCCACCCCCATCAGCGCGCTGCGAGAGCGACGGACCCATGCGGTCCGTCGCGTCGCACAGACGCTGGCCCTGTGA
- a CDS encoding LysM peptidoglycan-binding domain-containing protein, with translation MKAEHRSQPSARAHAGRAGVGLALAATTAAGMAVPAAAAPAPAARPAPALHGALAAPVHVQPAAPVMTYRVQAGDTVSHIAARTGSSVGAIVGANGLDARAVIRVGQMLRIPSAASASATATPAAPAAAPAATTHTVRSGEYLSGIARQYGTSVSALVSLNSLASPDRIYVGQKLRVAGAAAAPASPSAAKPAAPAATTHRVVAGDTVSVLAARWGTTVAAVAQANDLGPAATIYVGQRLTVPAKASAAPAPTTQPLVPSSFMGRTYPEATVASANANKATLLATGVPSRAEMQALVVSVARQMGVDPALAQAHAFQESGFNHASVSPANALGTMQVIPSSGRWASDLVGRPLNLLDPHDNVVAGVAIIRYHVRTAPDLDTAIASYYQGAGSVARNGLYPDTKMYVAAVRAHMNRF, from the coding sequence ATGAAGGCCGAGCACCGTTCCCAGCCCTCGGCGCGGGCGCACGCGGGGCGGGCCGGCGTGGGCCTCGCCCTCGCCGCCACGACCGCCGCCGGGATGGCCGTCCCCGCGGCCGCCGCTCCGGCACCCGCCGCGCGTCCGGCCCCCGCGCTCCACGGCGCGCTCGCGGCTCCGGTCCACGTCCAGCCGGCCGCGCCGGTGATGACCTACCGCGTGCAGGCCGGCGACACCGTCTCCCACATCGCCGCCCGCACGGGGTCCTCGGTCGGGGCCATCGTCGGGGCGAACGGCCTGGACGCCCGCGCCGTGATCCGGGTCGGCCAGATGCTGCGGATCCCCTCCGCCGCCTCTGCCTCCGCCACCGCGACGCCGGCCGCGCCGGCTGCTGCACCCGCGGCCACCACCCACACGGTGCGCAGCGGCGAGTACCTCTCGGGCATCGCCCGGCAGTACGGCACCTCGGTCTCGGCCCTGGTGAGCCTGAACTCCCTCGCCTCGCCCGACCGGATCTACGTCGGCCAGAAGCTGCGGGTCGCCGGCGCCGCGGCCGCCCCGGCCTCCCCCTCCGCCGCGAAGCCGGCCGCCCCGGCAGCCACCACGCACAGGGTCGTCGCGGGCGACACCGTCTCGGTCCTGGCGGCACGGTGGGGCACCACGGTCGCGGCGGTCGCGCAGGCCAACGACCTCGGACCCGCCGCGACGATCTACGTCGGGCAGCGCCTGACGGTCCCGGCCAAGGCGTCCGCCGCCCCGGCACCCACCACCCAGCCCCTCGTGCCCAGCAGCTTCATGGGCAGGACCTACCCCGAGGCCACCGTCGCCTCGGCCAACGCGAACAAGGCGACCCTGCTCGCGACCGGGGTCCCCTCCCGGGCCGAGATGCAGGCGCTGGTGGTCTCGGTCGCCCGCCAGATGGGCGTCGACCCGGCCCTCGCCCAGGCGCACGCCTTCCAGGAGTCGGGCTTCAACCACGCCTCGGTCTCCCCCGCCAACGCGCTCGGCACCATGCAGGTCATCCCGTCGTCCGGCCGGTGGGCCTCGGACCTGGTGGGACGCCCGCTCAACCTGCTGGACCCGCACGACAACGTCGTCGCCGGGGTGGCGATCATCCGCTACCACGTGCGCACGGCCCCCGACCTCGACACCGCGATCGCCTCGTACTACCAGGGCGCCGGGTCCGTGGCCCGCAACGGGCTCTACCCGGACACGAAGATGTACGTCGCGGCCGTCCGCGCCCACATGAACCGGTTCTGA
- the pknB gene encoding Stk1 family PASTA domain-containing Ser/Thr kinase, with amino-acid sequence MDTATLDPMIGRLVDDRYEVGARIARGGMATVYRAVDRRLERTVALKVMHPHLAESPDFVARFRREARAAARLTHPGVVAVHDQGTTGEASYLVMELVEGPNLRTVLRRRGALPLGEALTVVDHVLDALASAHRAGLVHRDIKPENVLLTQDGRPKVADFGLARAVSEATAATTGTVLGTVAYLAPEIVTEGRADQRADVYAVGVLLYELLTGRPPFTGDAPIRIAYQHVTDRVPAPSARLSWLPAEVDELVGALTARELDERPVDAAAALALVRRCVHDLDPTDLARCADVPPTAQPAAEEAPDARGTAAVDLPRRHGTVALPIGALASRDEGPARRARAWPRVVALLLAIAVVAGAGALWWFQVGPGATVPVPQAQGLAEDVAVDALRDAGLVPVVTRTHHDDVAAGEVIGTDPAGGTEVRTDSEVAVQVSLGILTVPVPDVTGRDRDAAEDALAAAGLAVTEVREEFHDTVPAGEVVSSSPAAAEVVEHTTGVVLVVSAGREPAELPDVTGAAAADAEAALTAAGLAVGETTEDYSDTVAAGLVLAQSPAPGEAQLYRGDTVDLVLSRGPELLAVPEVVGTQVRTARQTLVDAGFQVEVEEVLGAFFGTVRAQDPEAGSMLPRGSVITLTVV; translated from the coding sequence GTGGACACCGCGACCCTCGACCCGATGATCGGCCGGCTGGTCGACGACCGGTACGAGGTCGGCGCGCGCATCGCCCGCGGCGGCATGGCCACGGTCTACCGGGCCGTGGACCGTCGTCTCGAGCGCACCGTCGCGCTGAAGGTGATGCACCCGCACCTCGCCGAGAGCCCGGACTTCGTGGCCCGCTTCCGCCGCGAGGCGCGCGCGGCCGCCCGCCTCACCCACCCCGGGGTGGTGGCCGTGCACGACCAGGGCACCACGGGCGAGGCGAGCTACCTCGTCATGGAGCTCGTCGAGGGACCCAACCTGCGCACCGTCCTGCGCCGCCGCGGCGCGTTGCCGCTCGGCGAGGCGCTCACCGTGGTCGACCACGTCCTCGACGCCCTCGCCTCGGCCCACCGCGCCGGGCTCGTCCACCGCGACATCAAGCCCGAGAACGTCCTGCTCACCCAGGACGGACGCCCCAAGGTCGCGGACTTCGGGCTCGCGCGCGCCGTCAGCGAGGCCACCGCGGCGACGACCGGGACGGTCCTGGGGACCGTCGCCTACCTCGCGCCCGAGATCGTCACCGAGGGCCGGGCGGACCAGCGCGCCGACGTCTACGCGGTCGGGGTCCTGCTCTACGAGCTCCTCACCGGCCGGCCGCCGTTCACCGGGGACGCCCCGATCCGCATCGCCTACCAGCACGTCACCGACCGGGTGCCGGCCCCCTCCGCCCGGCTGTCGTGGCTGCCTGCCGAGGTCGACGAGCTCGTCGGGGCCCTGACCGCGCGGGAGCTCGACGAGCGCCCCGTCGACGCAGCCGCGGCCCTGGCCCTCGTGCGCCGGTGCGTGCACGACCTCGACCCCACGGACCTGGCGCGGTGCGCCGACGTGCCCCCCACCGCCCAGCCGGCCGCCGAGGAGGCGCCCGACGCCCGCGGCACCGCTGCCGTCGACCTCCCCCGCCGGCACGGCACGGTCGCACTGCCCATCGGTGCCCTCGCCAGCCGCGACGAGGGTCCGGCCCGGCGGGCGAGGGCGTGGCCGCGGGTGGTCGCCCTGCTGCTCGCGATCGCGGTGGTGGCGGGCGCCGGCGCCCTGTGGTGGTTCCAGGTCGGGCCCGGCGCCACGGTCCCCGTCCCGCAGGCGCAGGGACTGGCGGAGGACGTCGCCGTCGACGCGCTGCGCGACGCCGGCCTGGTGCCGGTCGTCACCCGGACCCACCACGACGACGTCGCCGCCGGGGAGGTCATCGGCACCGACCCGGCCGGCGGGACCGAGGTGCGCACCGACTCCGAGGTCGCCGTCCAGGTCTCCCTCGGGATCCTCACCGTCCCGGTGCCCGACGTGACCGGCCGGGACCGCGACGCCGCGGAGGACGCGCTCGCCGCCGCCGGCCTGGCCGTGACCGAGGTCCGGGAGGAGTTCCACGACACCGTGCCGGCCGGGGAGGTCGTCTCCTCCTCCCCCGCCGCGGCGGAGGTCGTCGAGCACACCACCGGTGTCGTCCTCGTCGTCTCTGCCGGCCGGGAGCCGGCCGAGCTGCCCGACGTCACCGGTGCGGCGGCCGCCGACGCCGAGGCCGCGCTCACCGCGGCCGGCCTGGCTGTGGGCGAGACGACCGAGGACTACTCCGACACCGTCGCCGCCGGTCTCGTGCTCGCCCAGTCCCCCGCGCCCGGCGAGGCCCAGCTCTACCGCGGGGACACCGTCGACCTCGTCCTCTCGCGCGGACCGGAGCTGCTCGCCGTGCCCGAGGTGGTCGGCACCCAGGTGCGCACCGCCCGGCAGACCCTCGTCGACGCCGGCTTCCAGGTCGAGGTCGAGGAGGTGCTCGGTGCCTTCTTCGGCACCGTCCGGGCCCAGGACCCCGAGGCAGGGTCGATGCTGCCCCGGGGCAGCGTCATCACGCTCACGGTCGTCTGA
- a CDS encoding molybdopterin-dependent oxidoreductase → MAPPDRMEVDPGPRLPADRFLPPGQHLVARAPVMHYGPVPARRPERWRLTVGGATADGAEHVLGFDEVTALPRRTLVADLHCATGWSAVDERWAGVAARDVVELAPPRPDVEHVLVFAEYGYAATVRLEDLVSGRALLATHHDGEPLTDERGGPMRLIVPHLYSWKGPKWLRGWNYLTEVERGFWEERGYHLRGDAWREERYAYQE, encoded by the coding sequence ATGGCCCCGCCGGACCGGATGGAGGTCGACCCGGGCCCGCGTCTGCCTGCGGACAGGTTCCTCCCGCCCGGCCAGCACCTGGTCGCCCGCGCGCCCGTCATGCACTACGGGCCGGTGCCGGCGAGGCGGCCCGAGCGGTGGCGCCTCACGGTCGGCGGTGCCACCGCGGACGGCGCCGAGCACGTCCTCGGCTTCGACGAGGTCACCGCGCTGCCCCGGCGCACGCTCGTCGCGGACCTGCACTGCGCGACCGGGTGGTCCGCCGTCGACGAGCGCTGGGCGGGGGTGGCGGCCCGGGACGTGGTCGAGCTCGCCCCGCCTCGGCCCGACGTCGAGCACGTCCTCGTCTTCGCCGAGTACGGCTACGCCGCCACGGTCCGCCTGGAGGACCTGGTCTCGGGCCGCGCCCTGCTGGCCACGCACCACGACGGCGAGCCCCTGACGGACGAGCGGGGTGGGCCCATGCGGCTGATCGTCCCCCACCTGTACTCGTGGAAGGGCCCCAAGTGGCTCCGGGGGTGGAACTACCTCACCGAGGTCGAGCGGGGCTTCTGGGAGGAGCGTGGCTACCACCTGCGCGGCGACGCCTGGCGCGAGGAGCGCTACGCCTACCAGGAGTGA
- a CDS encoding 3-deoxy-7-phosphoheptulonate synthase class II: MSIEASEEVLAGLQHWRDLPAAQQPAWPDQAALDASTAELRERPPLVFAGEVDNLKGHLAAAARGEAFLLQGGDCAETFAESTADRIRNKIRTILQMAAVLTYGASMPVIKMGRMAGQYAKPRSSDLETRDGVTLPAYRGDAVNGHAFTPQDRTPDPQRLVGAYTRSATTINLIRAFTYGGFADLRLVHDWNRGFTSNPAYARYEVLAAEIDRAMRFMAACGVDFDALRTVDFYSSHEALLLEYESAMTRIDSRTGAPYNTSAHFVWIGERTRQVDGAHVDLLSRVRNPIGVKLGPTTTGDDALALMDRLNPDGEPGRLTFITRMGAGKIRDALPALVERVTADGRPVTWVCDPMHGNTITSPSGYKTRELSTVLDEVHGFFGVHKALGTVPGGLHVELTGDDVTEVLGGSEEVDDAALARRYETLVDPRLNHQQSLEMAFDVAEMIRGH; encoded by the coding sequence GTGAGCATCGAGGCATCCGAGGAAGTCCTGGCGGGTCTGCAGCACTGGCGCGACCTGCCGGCCGCGCAGCAGCCCGCATGGCCCGACCAGGCTGCGCTGGACGCCTCCACCGCGGAGCTGCGCGAGCGGCCCCCGCTGGTCTTCGCCGGCGAGGTGGACAACCTCAAGGGCCACCTGGCCGCCGCCGCCCGGGGCGAGGCGTTCCTCCTCCAGGGCGGGGACTGCGCGGAGACGTTCGCCGAGTCCACGGCGGACCGGATCCGCAACAAGATCCGCACCATCCTCCAGATGGCCGCCGTCCTCACGTACGGCGCCAGCATGCCGGTCATCAAGATGGGCCGCATGGCGGGCCAGTACGCCAAGCCCCGCAGCTCCGACCTCGAGACCCGCGACGGGGTGACGCTGCCCGCCTACCGGGGTGACGCCGTCAACGGCCACGCCTTCACCCCGCAGGACCGCACCCCCGATCCCCAGCGCCTGGTCGGCGCGTACACGCGCTCGGCGACGACGATCAACCTCATCCGAGCCTTCACGTACGGCGGGTTCGCGGACCTGCGCCTCGTCCACGACTGGAACCGCGGCTTCACCTCCAACCCTGCCTACGCGCGCTACGAGGTCCTCGCCGCGGAGATCGACCGCGCGATGCGGTTCATGGCCGCCTGCGGGGTCGACTTCGACGCCCTGCGCACCGTGGACTTCTACTCCTCCCACGAGGCCCTGCTGCTGGAGTACGAGTCGGCGATGACCCGCATCGACTCGCGCACGGGCGCGCCGTACAACACCTCCGCCCACTTCGTCTGGATCGGCGAGCGCACCCGGCAGGTCGACGGCGCCCACGTGGATCTGCTCTCGCGCGTCCGCAACCCCATCGGGGTCAAGCTCGGCCCGACGACGACGGGCGACGACGCCCTGGCGCTCATGGACCGGCTCAACCCCGACGGCGAGCCGGGCCGGCTGACCTTCATCACCCGCATGGGCGCCGGCAAGATCCGCGACGCGCTGCCGGCGCTGGTCGAGCGGGTCACGGCCGACGGGCGGCCGGTGACGTGGGTGTGCGACCCCATGCACGGCAACACCATCACCTCCCCGTCCGGTTACAAGACCCGCGAGCTGTCCACCGTGCTGGACGAGGTGCACGGGTTCTTCGGGGTCCACAAGGCCCTCGGGACGGTCCCGGGCGGCCTGCACGTCGAGCTCACCGGCGACGACGTCACCGAGGTCCTCGGCGGCAGCGAGGAGGTCGACGACGCGGCGCTGGCCCGGCGCTACGAGACCCTCGTCGACCCGCGGCTGAACCACCAGCAGTCCCTCGAGATGGCCTTCGACGTCGCCGAGATGATCCGCGGGCACTGA
- a CDS encoding pyrophosphate--fructose-6-phosphate 1-phosphotransferase, with amino-acid sequence MTVRRVALLTAGGFAPCLSSAVGGLIERYTEIAPDVELVAYQHGYHGLLTGTKVAVDAEARKHAGVLHRFGGSPIGNSRVKLTNAKDLVERGLVREGQNPLEVAAERLREDGIDVLHTIGGDDTNTTAADLAAYLEEHDYHLTVVGLPKTIDNDIVPIRQSLGAWTAAEEAAEFAQNVIGEHRVNPRMLIVHEVMGRHCGWLTAAAARSYRSWLDTQEWVPSIGLSRERWDIHAVFLPEMHLDIDGEAERLRTIMDEQGNVNVFLSEGAGVPEIVAELEAKGEEVERDPFGHVKLDTINPGRWFAQQFAERIGADKVMVQKSGYFSRSARANAEDLRLIKSMTDLAVECALRGESGVIGHDEEDGDRLKAVPFPRIAGGKAFDIGQEWFGELMAGIGQKVEAAAPAAH; translated from the coding sequence ATGACGGTCCGACGCGTCGCGCTGCTCACTGCCGGCGGCTTCGCCCCCTGCCTCTCCTCCGCCGTCGGCGGCCTGATCGAGCGGTACACCGAGATCGCCCCCGACGTCGAGCTCGTCGCCTACCAGCACGGCTACCACGGCCTGCTCACGGGCACGAAGGTCGCCGTCGACGCCGAGGCCCGCAAGCACGCGGGCGTCCTGCACCGCTTCGGCGGCAGCCCCATCGGCAACTCCCGCGTCAAGCTGACCAACGCCAAGGACCTCGTCGAGCGCGGCCTGGTCCGCGAGGGCCAGAACCCCCTGGAGGTCGCCGCGGAGCGCCTGCGCGAGGACGGCATCGACGTCCTGCACACGATCGGCGGTGACGACACCAACACCACCGCCGCCGACCTGGCCGCGTACCTGGAGGAGCACGACTACCACCTCACCGTCGTCGGGCTGCCCAAGACGATCGACAACGACATCGTGCCCATCCGCCAGTCGCTGGGCGCATGGACCGCGGCCGAGGAGGCGGCGGAGTTCGCGCAGAACGTCATCGGCGAGCACCGCGTCAACCCCCGCATGCTCATCGTCCACGAGGTCATGGGCAGGCACTGCGGGTGGCTGACGGCCGCGGCCGCGAGGTCCTACCGGTCGTGGCTCGACACCCAGGAGTGGGTCCCCAGCATCGGCCTGAGCCGGGAGCGGTGGGACATCCACGCGGTGTTTCTGCCCGAGATGCACCTCGACATCGACGGTGAGGCGGAGCGCCTGCGCACCATCATGGACGAGCAGGGCAACGTCAACGTCTTCCTGTCCGAGGGCGCCGGGGTGCCGGAGATCGTCGCCGAGCTCGAGGCCAAGGGCGAGGAGGTCGAGCGCGACCCGTTCGGCCACGTCAAGCTCGACACCATCAACCCGGGCCGCTGGTTCGCCCAGCAGTTCGCCGAGCGGATCGGCGCCGACAAGGTTATGGTGCAGAAGAGCGGCTACTTCTCCCGCTCGGCCCGCGCGAACGCCGAGGACCTGCGCCTCATCAAGTCCATGACCGACCTCGCCGTGGAGTGCGCGCTGCGCGGGGAGTCCGGTGTCATCGGGCACGACGAGGAGGACGGCGACCGGCTCAAGGCGGTGCCGTTCCCGCGCATCGCCGGCGGCAAGGCGTTCGACATCGGCCAGGAGTGGTTCGGCGAGCTCATGGCCGGGATCGGGCAGAAGGTCGAGGCCGCGGCCCCCGCCGCGCACTGA
- a CDS encoding ROK family glucokinase, with protein MDAIGVDIGGTKIAAGVVDEAGTVLSQVRLDTDPDNPGAIEAAVISAVAQLRRTHTVGAVGVAAAGFVSPRRDAVLFAPNIAWRDHPLRDRLAAGIDLPIVVENDANAAGWAEFRFGRARAVEDMVMLTVGTGLGGALVLNGRLLRGAHGAAGEIGHMQVVPGGHYCGCGHEGCWEMYGSGRALTRSARAAAVAYPDRAGALLELAGDRKIQGPHVTAAAQAGDPLAIELFAQLGFWLGVGIADLAAAVDPEMAVVGGGVAAAGELLLEPIRASFARHLSARGYRGELTIELAELENEAGIVGAADLARH; from the coding sequence ATGGACGCCATCGGCGTGGACATCGGCGGCACCAAGATCGCTGCGGGCGTGGTCGACGAGGCCGGGACGGTGCTCTCGCAGGTCCGGCTCGACACCGACCCGGACAACCCCGGCGCGATCGAGGCGGCCGTCATCTCCGCCGTCGCGCAGCTGCGCCGGACCCACACGGTCGGCGCCGTCGGCGTGGCGGCCGCCGGGTTCGTCAGCCCGCGCCGTGACGCGGTGCTCTTCGCCCCCAACATCGCCTGGCGCGACCACCCGCTGCGTGACCGCCTCGCCGCGGGCATCGACCTGCCGATCGTGGTGGAGAACGACGCCAACGCCGCCGGCTGGGCCGAGTTCCGCTTCGGCCGGGCCCGCGCGGTCGAGGACATGGTCATGCTCACGGTCGGCACCGGCCTGGGCGGGGCGCTCGTCCTGAACGGCCGGCTGCTGCGCGGCGCGCACGGCGCCGCCGGCGAGATCGGTCACATGCAGGTCGTCCCGGGCGGGCACTACTGCGGCTGCGGCCACGAGGGCTGCTGGGAGATGTACGGCTCCGGACGGGCGCTGACCCGCTCGGCCCGTGCGGCGGCGGTGGCGTACCCGGACCGGGCCGGTGCGCTGCTCGAGCTCGCCGGGGACAGGAAGATCCAGGGCCCGCACGTCACGGCGGCCGCCCAGGCCGGCGACCCCCTCGCCATCGAGCTGTTCGCCCAGCTGGGCTTCTGGCTCGGGGTGGGCATCGCCGACCTCGCGGCCGCGGTCGACCCCGAGATGGCGGTCGTGGGCGGCGGGGTGGCCGCGGCCGGGGAACTCCTCCTCGAGCCGATCCGCGCCTCCTTCGCCCGGCACCTGTCCGCGCGGGGCTACCGCGGGGAGCTGACGATCGAGCTCGCCGAGCTGGAGAACGAGGCGGGCATCGTCGGCGCGGCGGACCTCGCCCGGCACTGA